From a region of the uncultured Desulfatiglans sp. genome:
- a CDS encoding Adenylate and Guanylate cyclase catalytic domain protein, whose amino-acid sequence MIKCPECQFENADDVRFCTRCGKALPRRCERCGAEVPGGFAYCGRCGAPLGSPASNSRDADGQTSGYTPPFLMEKILRGHYLKEGERKRVSVLFADVANFTGISEQLDPEDVHQIMDGCFEILGKAIHGAGGTINQYTGDGVMALFGAPVAYEDHSRQACRAAIEIQRALELYGRDVEDRHGVLFRMRIGIHTGLVVVAAIGDHLRLDYTALGDTTNLAARLQSLAPPGGILVSERVWESVQPYFRFLDMGPLPVKGKAEDVHVFQLLDELEETQGASVGKDTPPFLDRKREMEVLESSFAEACKKGPHLILVTGEAGVGKSRFVGAFCRAREAEGIMVLRGVCRPYGETAAFHPLLSAFRTYFKLSGQESEGELDALVDLRVMDEAVRRRLREVLARFRMIQRVEGESETALAGRKRILFREIQAVFEAVAALRPLILYIDNMQWVDGTTREFLTFLLESRSRSPILVICTGRSTPFPWMTTLVRHSLHLRPLSDRDAEDLLVSVLKTRLLEERLTRDLVSKAGGNPLFVVEMGRTLLRRDLMVCGPDRCVLKLPVDSIDIPDNVHGVLAARLDALAGGLKWTVQVASVLGHDFSRRMLEVLGQDGAELDGRLEDLEREGIFERLVKGEGRGGAAFRFVHPMMWEVAYHTLMRRERVHLHRLAGEALENMPTQDPAGRIAKMAYHFHYAGVWDKALTYTLKAGRQARYSYACHEALASLERSLDILRRARFETPPVKIAEIFHWKGRMHYCVGQMEEARGAFERMRNEAQRTGDRFLETTALFRLGWISFYLHRPRSAERFLLATIEAGREGGWPLLVLKARSFLGFVYAVLGRLEKARPLLLKALEDSEREQDLESRAWAAAHLVQYYNWTGDYQAALELNESLAAFNEKIKSPYFRILSLFRSGLIHGALGNLDKSRNSLLSGLKSLEEGDGRFWRPRFMNTLGWVHAEGGELKEALDLNTEAWKDALVTGDPETIYNARINMGENFLQMGDLGAAREILDEVWSELRKPGISYTRWRYKTRLLIALGELYGRLGEHKEAAGYVAQALRMAKKTGARRHQARALLVRGTLLCGSRRKAAAKSLREALELASKMGTVLFEERIREAMAERCPAG is encoded by the coding sequence ATGATAAAGTGCCCGGAGTGTCAATTTGAAAATGCCGACGACGTGCGGTTCTGCACCCGCTGCGGGAAGGCGCTTCCGCGCCGCTGCGAGCGATGCGGGGCAGAAGTGCCGGGGGGATTCGCCTACTGTGGAAGGTGCGGGGCGCCGCTGGGCTCGCCTGCATCGAACAGCCGCGATGCAGACGGACAGACGTCCGGCTACACCCCTCCCTTTCTTATGGAAAAGATCCTCAGGGGACACTATCTGAAGGAGGGGGAGAGAAAGCGGGTCTCCGTTCTCTTCGCTGACGTGGCGAATTTCACCGGCATCTCGGAACAGCTCGATCCTGAGGATGTCCATCAGATCATGGATGGGTGCTTCGAGATCCTGGGAAAGGCCATCCATGGGGCAGGAGGCACCATCAATCAGTATACGGGCGACGGCGTCATGGCCCTGTTCGGCGCGCCGGTCGCCTATGAGGATCACAGCCGGCAGGCGTGTCGGGCGGCGATCGAAATCCAGCGTGCGCTGGAGTTATATGGGCGGGATGTCGAGGATCGCCACGGGGTCCTCTTCAGGATGCGCATTGGCATTCATACGGGCCTGGTAGTGGTGGCGGCCATCGGCGACCATCTGCGACTGGACTACACCGCCCTCGGAGACACCACGAATCTGGCGGCACGGCTGCAGTCTCTGGCGCCGCCGGGAGGGATCCTCGTATCGGAGCGAGTCTGGGAGAGTGTCCAGCCCTATTTCCGCTTTCTGGATATGGGGCCCTTGCCGGTTAAGGGCAAGGCTGAGGACGTTCATGTCTTTCAACTCCTGGATGAACTGGAGGAAACCCAGGGTGCTTCGGTGGGGAAAGACACTCCCCCCTTTCTGGATCGTAAGAGAGAGATGGAGGTTCTGGAATCTTCCTTTGCCGAGGCGTGTAAGAAAGGCCCGCACCTGATCCTCGTGACCGGCGAGGCCGGGGTCGGCAAGTCACGTTTCGTTGGGGCTTTTTGCCGTGCGAGGGAGGCAGAAGGCATAATGGTCTTGAGGGGCGTGTGCCGTCCCTACGGAGAAACTGCCGCGTTTCACCCGCTGCTGTCCGCCTTCAGGACTTATTTCAAGCTCTCTGGACAGGAGTCTGAGGGGGAGTTGGACGCCTTGGTGGATTTGCGGGTGATGGATGAGGCGGTAAGACGGAGGCTGCGCGAAGTGCTGGCCCGCTTCCGGATGATTCAAAGGGTGGAGGGCGAATCCGAGACCGCCCTTGCTGGGAGGAAAAGAATTCTTTTCAGAGAGATACAGGCTGTTTTCGAAGCTGTTGCCGCCCTGAGACCCCTGATTTTATACATCGACAACATGCAGTGGGTCGATGGTACCACTCGCGAATTTCTGACATTTCTTCTGGAGTCCCGCTCTCGTTCGCCGATCCTGGTGATCTGCACGGGGCGTTCCACCCCGTTTCCTTGGATGACAACGCTTGTCAGGCATTCCCTCCATCTGAGGCCGCTGTCGGATCGCGACGCCGAGGATCTGTTGGTTTCAGTCCTCAAGACCCGGCTCCTTGAAGAGCGTCTCACGCGCGACCTGGTTTCCAAGGCCGGCGGCAATCCATTGTTCGTGGTCGAGATGGGTCGCACGCTGCTGCGGCGTGATCTCATGGTCTGCGGCCCCGACCGCTGTGTCCTGAAGCTGCCGGTCGATTCGATCGATATCCCGGACAATGTCCATGGCGTCCTTGCGGCGCGGCTCGATGCACTGGCAGGCGGTTTGAAGTGGACCGTCCAGGTCGCCTCCGTTCTCGGACACGACTTTTCCAGGCGCATGCTCGAGGTGTTGGGACAGGATGGGGCCGAGCTGGATGGCCGGCTCGAGGATCTGGAAAGGGAGGGCATTTTCGAACGGTTGGTCAAAGGGGAAGGTCGTGGTGGTGCTGCATTCCGTTTCGTTCATCCGATGATGTGGGAGGTGGCCTACCATACCCTTATGCGTCGGGAGCGGGTCCATCTGCACCGTCTGGCGGGCGAAGCCCTGGAGAACATGCCTACACAGGACCCTGCCGGCCGGATAGCGAAGATGGCCTATCACTTCCATTATGCCGGTGTCTGGGACAAAGCGCTCACTTACACCCTCAAGGCCGGAAGGCAGGCGCGTTATTCTTACGCCTGCCATGAAGCGCTCGCCTCGCTCGAACGTTCCCTCGACATCCTGAGGCGGGCCCGCTTCGAAACCCCGCCGGTCAAGATCGCCGAGATCTTCCATTGGAAAGGCCGGATGCATTATTGCGTAGGGCAGATGGAAGAGGCCCGCGGCGCCTTCGAGAGGATGCGCAATGAAGCTCAGCGGACCGGTGACCGTTTCTTGGAGACGACAGCCCTTTTCCGGCTGGGCTGGATTTCCTTTTATCTCCACCGTCCACGTTCGGCCGAGAGGTTTCTGCTCGCGACCATCGAGGCGGGCCGGGAGGGCGGATGGCCCCTCCTGGTTTTAAAGGCTCGAAGTTTCCTGGGGTTTGTCTATGCGGTTCTGGGCAGACTCGAAAAGGCGCGTCCGCTGCTGCTGAAGGCGCTCGAAGACAGTGAGCGGGAGCAGGATCTAGAGTCCCGGGCCTGGGCTGCAGCCCACCTCGTGCAGTATTACAACTGGACCGGCGACTACCAGGCGGCGCTCGAATTGAACGAATCCCTGGCAGCCTTCAACGAAAAGATCAAGAGCCCCTATTTCAGAATCCTGTCTCTTTTTCGGAGCGGATTGATCCATGGAGCTTTGGGGAATCTGGACAAGAGCAGGAATTCTCTGCTCTCGGGGTTAAAAAGCCTGGAGGAGGGCGACGGCCGCTTCTGGAGGCCGCGGTTCATGAACACCCTCGGCTGGGTCCATGCAGAGGGGGGTGAATTGAAAGAGGCCTTGGATCTGAACACCGAGGCTTGGAAGGATGCCCTGGTGACAGGCGACCCAGAGACAATTTACAACGCCCGGATCAACATGGGAGAGAATTTTCTGCAGATGGGCGATCTCGGCGCTGCCCGGGAGATTCTGGACGAGGTCTGGAGTGAACTTCGCAAGCCGGGTATCTCTTATACGCGCTGGCGCTACAAGACGCGGCTCCTGATTGCCCTTGGCGAGCTTTACGGAAGGCTTGGTGAGCATAAAGAGGCTGCCGGGTATGTCGCTCAGGCGCTCCGCATGGCCAAAAAAACCGGGGCGCGGCGCCATCAGGCCCGGGCGCTTCTGGTGAGGGGGACGCTGCTTTGCGGGTCGCGCCGTAAGGCCGCTGCGAAATCGCTTCGAGAGGCCCTGGAACTGGCGTCGAAAATGGGCACGGTCTTGTTCGAGGAGCGGATCCGGGAGGCCATGGCCGAAAGGTGTCCCGCCGGTTAG
- a CDS encoding putative NlpC/P60 family protein (Evidence 3 : Putative function from multiple computational evidences): protein MRIGPPARPGSRLSTLLGLLAAICIAGFFAACAKPEGMHAAADYPLPGVERTMKTAGFWIARHPSPDAVILTPPEIEAFNRHIRSELKGAEDLASFPDPYPGSRLRKTLKTALRKHQIRIFYLPDGSAAPPGFFESIEQAMNLEGIPERVTPRYGVTVKLADQRVLPTHTGLFRSPGGRMFDQLQNSALDLGTPLILLHESRCGGWLYAISELCAGWMEASEIALCTPLEWESFLHPEAMVIACRSKVDVFLDPSGTVFYEYLRMGARLPMTGADPDMASVLLPIRRPSGRLQAQVGFVPSSAVHPGPHPFTARHVMQQAFEMLYEPYGWGGLDGEQDCSRFIQQIFATVGVHLPRNSADQARVGEPLEGFDASLPASEKEQSIAEGAVGGAALLYMRGHIMLYLGSVGGRAYAIHNVWAYREPDTPHDPSRIIGRVAVTDLRLGGGPGAGSWLDRLRVVRIVAPVAGGAIMK, encoded by the coding sequence ATGCGCATTGGTCCTCCGGCAAGGCCCGGATCGCGCCTCTCCACCCTCCTCGGACTCCTCGCGGCGATCTGCATAGCGGGTTTCTTCGCCGCCTGCGCGAAGCCGGAAGGGATGCACGCGGCAGCAGACTACCCCCTTCCCGGCGTCGAGCGCACCATGAAGACGGCGGGGTTCTGGATTGCACGGCATCCCTCTCCGGATGCCGTTATCCTGACGCCTCCCGAGATCGAGGCCTTCAACCGGCACATACGCAGCGAATTGAAGGGGGCGGAAGACCTGGCATCCTTTCCCGATCCCTACCCCGGATCGCGTCTTCGAAAGACGCTCAAGACCGCGCTTCGCAAGCACCAGATCAGGATCTTTTACCTCCCGGACGGGTCTGCGGCGCCGCCCGGCTTTTTCGAGTCGATCGAGCAGGCCATGAACCTGGAGGGGATCCCCGAGCGAGTCACGCCCCGCTATGGTGTAACGGTAAAATTGGCCGATCAGAGGGTTTTACCTACGCACACGGGGCTTTTTCGCTCGCCGGGGGGGCGGATGTTCGACCAGCTGCAGAACAGCGCCCTCGACCTCGGAACCCCGCTGATCCTGCTGCACGAAAGCCGCTGCGGCGGCTGGCTTTATGCAATCTCCGAGCTTTGCGCGGGCTGGATGGAAGCCTCTGAAATCGCCTTGTGCACCCCCCTGGAATGGGAGTCCTTCCTGCACCCGGAAGCCATGGTGATCGCATGCCGCTCAAAGGTCGATGTCTTTCTCGACCCGTCCGGAACGGTCTTCTACGAGTACCTGCGGATGGGGGCAAGGCTGCCAATGACCGGGGCGGATCCGGACATGGCGTCGGTCCTTCTGCCGATCCGGCGCCCGTCGGGCCGCCTGCAGGCCCAGGTGGGGTTCGTGCCCTCGAGTGCGGTGCATCCGGGCCCCCACCCCTTCACCGCCCGCCATGTCATGCAGCAGGCCTTCGAGATGCTGTACGAACCCTACGGCTGGGGCGGGCTCGACGGAGAACAGGATTGTTCGCGGTTCATCCAACAGATCTTCGCCACGGTAGGGGTCCATCTGCCGCGCAACTCGGCCGATCAGGCCCGGGTGGGCGAACCTCTGGAGGGGTTCGACGCGTCGCTCCCGGCCTCCGAAAAGGAGCAGTCGATCGCCGAAGGCGCCGTCGGCGGCGCCGCCCTCCTCTACATGCGCGGCCACATCATGCTCTACCTCGGGAGCGTCGGGGGGCGTGCGTATGCAATCCACAACGTTTGGGCCTACCGCGAGCCCGACACGCCACACGACCCGAGCCGCATCATTGGACGTGTGGCGGTCACAGACCTCCGCCTCGGCGGAGGACCGGGCGCCGGATCCTGGCTCGATCGCCTGCGGGTGGTCCGGATTGTAGCCCCGGTTGCCGGTGGAGCGATAATGAAGTAA
- a CDS encoding Heat shock protein Hsp20 produces MADMELQSTVKKQVEPKAELTYSRPVFTPAVDIYETKDALVVLADMPGVDQSGVDIHLEENMLTIRGKVAEEGADKTAVYSEYRTGDYYRSFTLSNMIDQNRIEAAIKDGVLKLTLPKAETAKPRQIAVKAG; encoded by the coding sequence GTGGCAGATATGGAACTTCAGAGCACTGTCAAGAAACAGGTCGAGCCGAAGGCCGAACTGACTTACTCCCGCCCGGTGTTCACGCCGGCTGTCGATATCTATGAAACCAAAGACGCCCTTGTCGTGCTGGCCGATATGCCGGGGGTGGATCAGAGCGGTGTCGATATCCATCTCGAGGAGAATATGCTCACGATCCGAGGAAAAGTCGCGGAGGAAGGTGCGGATAAGACCGCGGTCTACAGCGAATACAGGACGGGTGACTACTATCGGTCCTTCACCCTCTCCAATATGATCGATCAGAACCGGATCGAAGCGGCGATCAAGGATGGCGTTTTGAAGCTGACCTTGCCGAAGGCCGAAACGGCAAAACCGCGTCAGATCGCCGTAAAGGCCGGCTGA
- the proC gene encoding Pyrroline-5-carboxylate reductase, translated as MLQDLTLGFIGTGNMARALIKGLTGARVLPPERICVFDKAAGCLDAAAEAFAVQRCAGNREVVQKSDLFVLAVKPQNIRDVLTEIQPVVREGQLVVSIAAGIPLRLIQTLLAKDLPVVRVMPNTPALVQAGISAIAGNPRAGQTHLDLVERIFQAVGQTVIVTEDLMDAVTALSGSGPGYVFRLMEAMVAGGRAAGLSEETALALVVQTFAGAAQLAASSKEPLARLREMVTSPGGTTAAGLNVLNERGVEAIIVEAIQAACSRSRELGKA; from the coding sequence ATGCTGCAAGATCTGACGCTCGGTTTCATCGGCACCGGAAACATGGCCCGTGCACTGATCAAAGGTCTGACCGGAGCCCGCGTCCTTCCGCCTGAAAGGATCTGCGTCTTCGACAAGGCGGCCGGCTGCCTCGATGCAGCGGCTGAAGCCTTCGCGGTCCAGCGGTGCGCCGGCAACCGGGAGGTCGTCCAGAAAAGCGACCTTTTCGTGCTCGCGGTCAAACCTCAAAACATCCGTGACGTGCTCACCGAGATCCAGCCCGTGGTCAGGGAGGGACAGCTGGTCGTCTCCATCGCAGCCGGCATTCCGCTGCGCCTCATCCAGACCCTGCTGGCCAAGGACCTTCCGGTCGTCCGCGTCATGCCCAACACGCCCGCCCTGGTCCAGGCCGGCATCAGCGCCATCGCAGGCAATCCCCGGGCCGGGCAAACCCATCTGGACCTGGTGGAGCGGATCTTCCAGGCCGTTGGACAAACCGTCATCGTGACCGAGGACCTGATGGACGCCGTCACGGCCCTTTCAGGCAGCGGGCCCGGCTATGTGTTCCGTTTGATGGAGGCCATGGTGGCGGGAGGCCGCGCCGCCGGCCTGAGCGAAGAGACCGCCCTCGCCCTCGTGGTGCAGACCTTCGCCGGTGCGGCCCAGTTGGCGGCTTCGTCCAAGGAACCCCTCGCCCGGCTGCGCGAGATGGTCACCTCGCCGGGCGGAACCACAGCGGCCGGTTTGAACGTCCTGAACGAACGTGGGGTGGAGGCCATCATCGTCGAGGCTATCCAGGCCGCATGCAGCCGTTCGCGCGAACTGGGAAAGGCCTGA
- a CDS encoding Heat shock protein Hsp20, translated as MAIIRWRYPSETPAIGELSRLQEEMNTLFDRFFGKGSAVSAAGVYPPINMTQDDDHIYLKAELPGMAPGDIDVTIEDDNLILKGNRKTDVVEPDVSYHRRERGAGSFSRTIALPVRIVADKAAAETRNGVLNLVLPKAEEVKPKKIEIKLS; from the coding sequence ATGGCGATCATCAGATGGCGTTATCCCTCGGAGACGCCCGCTATCGGGGAACTGAGCCGGTTGCAGGAAGAGATGAACACGTTGTTTGACCGCTTTTTCGGAAAGGGCTCCGCCGTTTCGGCAGCGGGCGTCTACCCCCCGATCAACATGACCCAGGACGACGACCATATCTATCTGAAGGCTGAGCTGCCGGGAATGGCTCCCGGCGACATCGATGTGACCATCGAGGACGACAACCTGATCCTCAAGGGCAATCGCAAGACCGATGTCGTCGAGCCGGATGTGAGCTATCACCGACGGGAAAGAGGGGCAGGATCCTTCAGCCGCACCATTGCCTTGCCGGTCCGGATCGTTGCGGACAAGGCCGCGGCCGAGACGCGCAACGGAGTGTTGAATCTGGTTTTGCCGAAGGCGGAAGAGGTCAAACCCAAGAAGATTGAAATCAAGCTTTCCTGA
- a CDS encoding hypothetical protein (Evidence 5 : Unknown function) — translation MVFFANLGVNLHVCLCGDLQVASARALDFPDIGQTGTRPAGVGPSTRRM, via the coding sequence ATGGTCTTTTTTGCCAATCTCGGCGTCAATCTGCACGTTTGCTTGTGCGGCGACCTGCAGGTCGCCTCCGCGCGAGCGCTTGATTTCCCTGATATTGGCCAAACCGGGACCCGCCCCGCAGGGGTGGGACCGAGCACCCGAAGGATGTAA
- a CDS encoding hypothetical protein (Evidence 5 : Unknown function), whose product MRFVVIGGDAAGMSAASRAKRQVPDLEVIVLEQTSDVSFSA is encoded by the coding sequence ATGAGATTCGTGGTCATTGGCGGGGATGCGGCCGGCATGAGCGCCGCAAGCCGGGCCAAGCGGCAGGTCCCCGATCTAGAGGTAATCGTGCTTGAGCAGACGTCGGACGTATCCTTTTCGGCCTGA
- a CDS encoding Pyridine nucleotide-disulphide oxidoreductase dimerisation region, producing the protein MVVREAHVFREKQGIDLRTGHRVDRIDPAKRRVAGVRSDGGRFEVDYDKLLLATGASPVVPDLPGFDLPGVMVLKTLDDGRKLKRFLGEQHVERALIVGMGYIALEMCETLRTLGIDTAMVKPRPVFLPWAHRKLAERVQREVEENGVRLILGQEVLRIEAEDGALQAHCTEDVVDVDLVLVAIGVKPCSELAAEAGLELGPGEAIAVDRSMRTSAPDIYAAGDCADAYHVVTGEKTWIPLALRANRAGWAVADHVSGQRVSLDGVAGTSVFKVFDMQVARTGLTAKEASKAGFDPVEVAIEASSRAHSHSGASPLLVQMVGDRASGRLLGAQIVGREGAAHRVNGPAVALHQQMTVAAYSQCDLAYAPPFGPTWDPTLVAANQLLKKLEDG; encoded by the coding sequence TTGGTGGTGCGGGAGGCCCACGTCTTTCGGGAAAAGCAGGGGATCGATCTGCGGACCGGGCATCGGGTGGACCGCATCGACCCGGCAAAGAGGCGGGTGGCAGGCGTACGATCAGACGGCGGCCGGTTTGAAGTCGACTACGACAAGCTCCTGCTGGCGACCGGCGCATCACCGGTCGTCCCCGATCTGCCGGGGTTCGATCTGCCCGGCGTCATGGTGCTCAAGACTCTGGATGACGGGCGGAAGCTCAAGCGCTTCTTGGGGGAACAGCATGTTGAAAGGGCGTTGATCGTCGGCATGGGATACATCGCCCTCGAGATGTGCGAGACCCTGCGGACCCTGGGGATCGACACCGCCATGGTGAAGCCGCGGCCGGTCTTTCTGCCCTGGGCGCATCGCAAGCTGGCGGAGAGGGTTCAGAGAGAGGTGGAAGAAAACGGGGTGCGGCTCATTCTGGGGCAGGAGGTTCTCCGCATCGAGGCAGAAGACGGGGCGCTGCAGGCCCACTGCACAGAGGATGTCGTCGACGTCGATCTCGTGCTGGTCGCCATCGGCGTGAAGCCCTGCAGCGAGCTTGCAGCCGAGGCCGGGCTGGAACTCGGCCCGGGGGAGGCCATCGCGGTCGACCGCAGCATGCGGACGTCCGCCCCGGACATCTATGCCGCCGGAGACTGCGCGGACGCCTACCATGTGGTCACCGGGGAAAAGACCTGGATTCCCCTGGCGCTCCGGGCCAACCGAGCGGGATGGGCTGTGGCCGACCATGTCAGCGGGCAGAGGGTCTCCCTCGACGGGGTTGCCGGCACCTCCGTCTTCAAGGTCTTCGACATGCAGGTGGCGCGGACGGGTCTTACGGCCAAGGAGGCTTCCAAGGCGGGTTTCGATCCGGTCGAGGTGGCGATCGAGGCCTCTTCGCGGGCGCACAGCCATTCCGGTGCGTCCCCGCTGCTGGTTCAAATGGTGGGTGACCGGGCGTCCGGGCGGCTGCTCGGCGCTCAGATCGTAGGGCGTGAGGGGGCCGCGCATCGCGTCAACGGCCCGGCGGTCGCGCTGCACCAGCAAATGACCGTGGCGGCCTACAGCCAGTGCGACCTGGCCTATGCGCCCCCGTTCGGCCCGACCTGGGACCCGACGCTCGTGGCGGCCAATCAGCTCCTCAAAAAACTCGAGGACGGTTGA
- the fhs gene encoding Formate--tetrahydrofolate ligase, with protein MAYDAVNMADWQISEAAEKNMPTPEEWQEKLGLQKEEMLPMGRLAKLDFLKIIDRLKDKPDGKYIEVTAITPTPLGEGKSTTSCGLMEGLGKRGVSVGGALRQPSGGPTMNVKGTAAGGGNSLLIPMTEFSLGLTGDINDIMNAHNLAMVAMTARMQHERNYNDEQLKRLTGMRRLEIDPTRVEMGWIMDFCAQSLRNIVIGLGGRQDGYTMQSKFGIAVGSECMAILAVIRDLADLKERLNNITVAFDKSGKPVTTGDLEVGNAMTAFMRNTINPTLMCTAEYNPCMVHAGPFANIAVGQSSIIADRVGLKLFDYHVTESGFAADIGFEKFWNVKCRFSGLKPHVSVLTTTIRALKMHGGGPKVVPGIALPEEYTKENLELVEKGCENMIHMIGVIRKSGINPVVCINRFYTDTDAECALVRKAAEAAGARCAESKHWEKGGEGALEFADAVIDACNEENEFKFLYPTEMKLRDRVNLIAREVYGADGVAWAPEAEAKAKMLESDPKYADFATMMVKTHLSLSHEPTLKGVPKGWIMREAQVGLDHNYADYATMMVKTHLSLSHEPTLKGVPKGWIMREAQVGLDHNYADYATMMVKTHLSLSHDPTVKGVPKGWSLPIRDVLIYSGAKFLCPCAGTISLMPGTGSNPAFRRIDVDTKTGKVSGLF; from the coding sequence ATGGCTTATGATGCGGTAAACATGGCTGACTGGCAGATTTCCGAAGCCGCGGAAAAGAACATGCCGACTCCCGAGGAGTGGCAGGAAAAACTGGGCTTGCAGAAGGAAGAGATGCTTCCGATGGGGAGGCTTGCCAAACTGGACTTCCTGAAGATCATCGACAGGTTGAAGGACAAGCCCGATGGGAAGTACATCGAAGTGACGGCCATCACCCCGACGCCGCTGGGTGAAGGCAAGAGCACCACCTCGTGCGGGTTGATGGAAGGCCTCGGCAAGAGGGGTGTGAGTGTCGGCGGCGCCCTCAGGCAGCCCTCCGGCGGCCCCACCATGAACGTCAAAGGCACGGCGGCAGGCGGCGGCAATTCCCTCCTGATCCCGATGACCGAGTTTTCGCTGGGTTTGACGGGCGACATCAACGACATCATGAACGCCCACAACCTCGCGATGGTGGCCATGACCGCCCGTATGCAGCACGAGCGGAACTACAATGACGAACAGTTGAAGCGCTTGACCGGGATGCGCCGTCTGGAAATCGACCCCACCCGCGTCGAAATGGGCTGGATCATGGACTTCTGCGCCCAGTCGCTCAGGAACATCGTGATCGGCCTTGGCGGGCGTCAGGACGGTTATACCATGCAGTCGAAGTTCGGCATCGCCGTCGGCTCCGAGTGTATGGCGATCCTGGCCGTCATCCGCGACCTGGCCGACCTGAAAGAGCGTTTGAACAACATCACCGTGGCCTTCGACAAGAGCGGCAAACCGGTGACCACCGGCGACCTCGAGGTCGGCAATGCCATGACGGCCTTCATGCGCAACACCATCAACCCGACCCTGATGTGCACCGCCGAGTACAACCCCTGCATGGTGCATGCCGGCCCCTTCGCCAACATCGCTGTCGGGCAGTCCTCCATCATCGCCGACCGCGTCGGCCTCAAGCTCTTCGATTACCATGTGACGGAGAGCGGGTTCGCGGCCGATATCGGATTCGAGAAATTCTGGAACGTCAAGTGCCGTTTCAGCGGCCTGAAGCCGCACGTGTCGGTTCTGACCACCACCATCCGTGCGCTCAAGATGCACGGCGGCGGTCCCAAGGTCGTCCCCGGCATCGCTCTGCCCGAAGAGTACACCAAGGAGAACCTGGAACTGGTCGAGAAGGGCTGCGAGAATATGATCCACATGATCGGCGTGATCCGGAAGTCCGGCATCAATCCGGTCGTCTGCATCAACCGCTTCTACACGGATACGGACGCTGAGTGCGCCCTGGTCCGCAAGGCGGCCGAGGCGGCCGGCGCCCGCTGCGCCGAGTCCAAGCACTGGGAAAAGGGCGGCGAAGGCGCACTGGAGTTTGCCGATGCCGTCATCGACGCCTGCAACGAAGAGAACGAGTTCAAGTTCCTGTATCCGACCGAGATGAAACTGCGCGACCGCGTCAACCTGATCGCCAGGGAAGTCTACGGTGCCGACGGCGTCGCCTGGGCCCCCGAGGCCGAAGCCAAGGCCAAGATGCTCGAAAGCGATCCGAAGTATGCGGATTTCGCCACCATGATGGTCAAGACCCACTTGAGCCTCTCTCATGAACCAACACTAAAGGGTGTGCCCAAGGGCTGGATCATGAGAGAGGCTCAAGTGGGTCTTGACCACAATTATGCCGACTACGCAACCATGATGGTCAAGACCCACTTGAGCCTCTCTCATGAACCAACACTAAAGGGTGTGCCCAAGGGCTGGATCATGAGAGAGGCTCAAGTGGGTCTTGACCACAATTATGCCGACTACGCAACCATGATGGTCAAGACCCACTTGAGCCTGAGCCACGATCCGACGGTCAAGGGTGTGCCGAAGGGGTGGAGCCTCCCGATCCGCGACGTCCTCATTTACTCGGGCGCCAAGTTCCTCTGCCCCTGCGCCGGCACCATCAGCCTGATGCCCGGCACGGGTTCGAACCCGGCCTTCCGCCGCATCGACGTCGATACGAAGACCGGCAAGGTCTCCGGCCTGTTCTAA